The following are encoded together in the Lactuca sativa cultivar Salinas chromosome 1, Lsat_Salinas_v11, whole genome shotgun sequence genome:
- the LOC111904176 gene encoding uncharacterized protein At4g08330, chloroplastic — translation MEISNGYLNKSHHNASFAASSQRDVTYRCGSCGYDLNLSSSARNTATIGSKYGKSIKTGKISFFSIDESRFTQVEEFKCVPYFISKHFWGLFRKKTKLMCRKCNNHIGNAYDDTTSSYPLVADGSDSASGSEISSYRKYDVRIRAVQPSSSMEAGLSLVM, via the exons ATGGAAATCTCCAATGGTTATCTGAACAAATCTCATCATAACGCCTCATTTGCTGCTTCTTCTCAGCGTGACGTCACTTACAG ATGCGGGTCTTGCGGATACGACTTGAACCTAAGTTCATCCGCACGCAATACGGCAACAATCGGTTCAAAATACGGTAAATCCataaaaacaggaaaaatatcATTCTTCTCAATCGATGAAAGTAGATTCACTCAAGTAGAAGAGTTCAAATGCGTACCATACTTCATCTCAAAACACTTTTGGGGTCTATTCCGTAAAAAAACCAAACTTATGTGCCGAAAATGTAATAATCACATTGGTAATGCTTATGATGACACTACCTCATCATACCCCCTTGTAGCAGATGGATCAGATTCGGCCTCGGGGAGTGAAATTTCTTCATACAGAAAATATGATGTTAGAATCCGAGCTGTGCAACCGTCTTCATCAATGGAAGCTGGTCTTTCACTTGTCATGTGA
- the LOC111904179 gene encoding O-fucosyltransferase 9, with protein MHGYSRLGRSSTGSGSISPSPSPPSSPRFRRNKGSSGGGGGGFRGGGGGGVDVKLQSFVERWVYVVISAVYRRRGILLFAPLLYISAMLLYMGTMGFDVGMIRKGSESSIGKTAPVGSLYRSPQVFEHLWPYMEAENNRSNDLMMNVWNMKTRQSWKPCIPLQNSEAELPKSNGFLIIEANGGLNQQRLSICDAVAVAGLLNATLVIPMFHLNSVWRDSSKFGDIFDEEFFIYALRSHVNVVRELPEDVLTRFDNNISNIVNLRVKGWSSPTYYLQKVLPKLVELGAVRIAPFSNRLAHAVPSDIQGHRCLSNFGALRFSEPIRTLAAKMVDRMIRNSSSSGGKYISVHLRFEEDMVAFSCCIYDGGEEEQKEMDIARERSWRGKFRKKNRIIKPGAIRMDGKCPLTPLEVGMMLRGMGFDNNTSVYVAAGKIYKAEKYMAPLKQMFPRLETKDTLASPEELAPFMGYSSRLAALDYTLCLHSEVFVTTQGGNFPHFLIGHRRYFYEGHAKTIIPDKRKLAQLFDSPHIRWESFQKQLREMLHHSDVKGSELKKPTASLFTYPMPDCMCKQATTKNSTKLRR; from the exons ATGCACGGCTACAGCCGCTTAGGACGGTCAAGCACCGGAAGTGGGAGCATCTCGCCGTCCCCATCACCCCCTTCCTCCCCTCGATTTCGTCGTAACAAAGGCAGCAGCGGTGGAGGTGGAGGCGGTTTCCGAggcggtggaggtggtggtgtagACGTGAAACTGCAGAGTTTTGTGGAGCGGTGGGTGTATGTTGTGATATCGGCGGTGTATAGGCGGCGAGGGATTTTATTATTTGCTCCCTTGCTTTATATCTCTGCAATGTTGTTGTATATGGGTACAATGGGGTTTGATGTTGGTATGATTCGTAAAGGTAGTGAAAGTAGCATCGGAAAAACAGCTCCGGTGGGATCTTTGTATCGGAGTCCGCAGGTTTTTGAACACCTGTGGCCGTATATGGAAGCTGAGAATAATCGCAGCAATGACTTG ATGATGAATGTGTGGAACATGAAGACACGTCAATCTTGGAAGCCCTGTATTCCCCTCCAGAATTCAGAAGCAG AATTACCAAAATCAAATGGGTTCCTCATAATTGAAGCAAATGGGGGGTTGAACCAACAAAGATTATCT ATATGTGATGCGGTGGCAGTGGCAGGGCTACTGAATGCTACACTTGTCATTCCAATGTTTCATTTAAACAGTGTATGGCGTGATTCAAG CAAGtttggggatatatttgatgaggAGTTCTTCATATACGCATTGAGAAGTCACGTGAATGTGGTTAGAGAATTACCAGAAGATGTACTCACACGTTTTGACAACAATATAAGCAACATTGTAAATCTGAGAGTCAAAGGTTGGTCAAGTCCAACTTACTACCTTCAAAAGGTCTTGCCAAAGCTCGTGGAGTTAGG GGCTGTACGTATTGCGCCATTCTCTAACAGATTGGCTCATGCTGTTCCTTCAGATATCCAGGGGCATAGATGTCTTTCCAACTTTGGGGCACTTAGGTTTTCAGAACCTATACGCACACTTGCAGCAAAAATGGTTGATAGAATGATCCGTAATAGTTCTAGCAGTGGTGGAAAATATATTTCGGTTCATCTCCGTTTTGAAGAG GACATGGTTGCCTTTTCATGTTGCATATATGATGGTGGGGAGGAAGAACAAAAAGAAATGGATATTGCCCGTGAAAGAAGTTGGAGAGGAAAGTTCCGGAAAAAGAATCGGATAATAAAACCCGGTGCAATTAGAATGGATGGAAAATGCCCTTTAACCCCCCTCGAG GTTGGAATGATGCTTAGAGGCATGGGTTTTGATAACAATACTTCAGTATATGTGGCAGCTGGTAAAATCTACAAGGCGGAAAAATATATGGCCCCACTTAAACAAATGTTTCCTCGGTTAGAAACAAAGGATACGTTAGCTTCACCTGAGGAGCTCGCTCCATTTATG GGGTACTCGTCTAGGTTGGCTGCTCTTGATTATACGTTATGTCTACATAGCGAGGTTTTTGTTACTACTCAGGGAGGAAATTTTCCACACTTTTTAATTGGTCACAGACGCTATTTTTATGAAGGACATGCAAAGACGATAATACCTGACAAGAGAAAATTAGCTCAATTGTTCGATAGCCCCCATATCAG ATGGGAGAGCTTTCAAAAGCAACTGCGGGAAATGCTTCATCATAGTGATGTAAAGGGGAGCGAACTGAAGAAGCCAACTGCCTCACTTTTCACATACCCCATGCCGGATTGCATGTGTAAGCAAGCAACTACAAAAAACTCAACAAAACTAAGAAGATAA
- the LOC111904177 gene encoding receptor homology region, transmembrane domain- and RING domain-containing protein 2, with product MLNLCVLLCAFSCLTASGAFANILLIGNNISLSFKSVPANFGRPVTGSGEHGTIFLASPVDACSPLTNTLTKDSINSGYLLIIKGGCEFVDKIRRAQAAGFKAAIVYNDEDSNLFPMMRDPGGIHIHVVFVSQSTGLKLQEYVGVKEIKVLFVESYENSAWSIMAVSFISLLAMSAVVASCCFVRRHRIRRNRPRGRVREYHGMSSQLVKAMPSLEFTEDLEDNCTSATCAICLDDYNVGDKIRILPCSHKFHMICVDAWLTSWRTFCPVCKRDANTATPDPPATERTPLLSSPPASVASTSMSSSARSSRPMQIGRSPTSLSYTPRQSFPSYHESRYPSSAQSSLDMRNASSSYRSSRGSHFNSNSFASPSLSPLNSIYMAFYSNSGNGSSSYIRSSSQQAQSLLQRESAVQSPLQC from the exons ATGTTGAATCTTTGCGTCTTGTTATGTGCCTTTTCTTGTTTAACGGCTTCTGGGGCCTTTGCTAATATTCTCTTGATCGGGAATAATATCAGCTTGTCGTTCAAATCTGTTCCAGCTAACTTTG GGCGACCTGTGACAGGGTCTGGAGAACATGGAACGATATTCCTGGCATCCCCAGTTGATGCTTGCTCACCCTTGACTAATACTTTAACTAAAGACAGCATCAACTCCGGGTATTTACTAATAATCAAAGGAGGATGTGAATTTGTGGATAAAATCCGAAGAGCACAGGCTGCAGGATTCAAAGCAGCAATTGTTTATAACGATGAAGACAGCAATTTGTTCCCAA TGATGAGAGATCCCGGTGGTATACATATACACGTTGTATTTGTTTCACAATCAACAGGATTAAAACTCCAAGAATATGTTGGTGTCAAGGAAATTAAAGTATTGTTTGTCGAAAGCTACGAGAACTCAGCATGGTCAATTATGGCCGTGTCATTCATTTCATTACTTGCCATGTCAGCAGTAGTCGCAAGTTGTTGTTTTGTCCGCAGGCATCGAATAAGACGAAATCGCCCCCGAGGCCGTGTTCGGGAATACCATGGGATGAGCAGCCAGTTAGTGAAGGCAATGCCGAGCCTTGAATTTACTGAAGATTTGGAAGATAATTGCACTTCTGCAACATGTGCTATATGCCTTGATGATTATAATGTCGGAGATAAGATTAGAATCCTGCCTTGCAGCCACA AATTTCATATGATTTGTGTGGATGCATGGCTGACATCATGGAGAACATTTTGCCCCGTTTGCAAGCGTGACGCCAACACCGCCACACCCGATCCACCAGCCACCGAACGCACACCCTTACTATCATCCCCACCCGCTTCCGTGGCATCAACATCCATGTCATCATCTGCCAGGTCATCAAGACCGATGCAAATAGGGCGCTCGCCTACATCACTATCGTACACCCCTCGACAATCTTTCCCGAGTTATCATGAATCGCGTTACCCGAGTTCAGCTCAAAGCTCATTAGACATGAGAAATGCATCTTCTTCATATAGATCTTCTCGTGGCTCTCATTTTAACTCCAATTCATTTGCCAGCCCTTCATTATCGCCTCTGAATTCGATTTACATGGCGTTTTATTCGAATTCAGGTAATGGTTCATCGAGCTACATTCGGTCTTCGAGTCAGCAGGCACAGTCTCTGCTTCAAAGAGAGTCTGCAGTTCAGTCCCCCCTACAATGTTGA
- the LOC111904178 gene encoding photosystem I reaction center subunit N, chloroplastic, translated as MATMNSSVLACNYAVSGGLASPDFNSKPSSAAPTAVSYKLPVIRAKQTVSSSSDSIDQSQQGRRAALLCLGAALFASATSSANAGVIDDYLEKSKANKELNDQKRLATSGANFARAYTVQFGTCTFPYNFTGCQDLAKTKKVPFLSEDLELECKGKDKFKCGSNVFWKW; from the exons ATGGCCACAATGAACTCCAGTGTATTGGCCTGTAACTACGCAGTCTCCGGTGGTCTTGCTTCCCCGGACTTCAACTCAAAGCCTTCCTCCGCCGCACCTACAGCCGTCAGTTACAAGTTGCCGGTCATCAGGGCTAAGCAGACTGTGAGTTCATCGTCTGATTCCATTGATCAGTCGCAGCAAGGAAGAAGAGCCGCTCTACTTTGTCTGGGAGCTGCACTCTTCGCCAGTGCCACTTCCTCCGCCAACGCCGGCGTCATTGACGATTATCTTGAGAAGTCTAAAGCTAACAAG GAATTGAATGACCAAAAGAGGCTGGCAACAAGTGGTGCAAACTTTGCAAGAGCATACACAGTTCAGTTTGGAACATGCACCTTCCCCTACAACTTCACAGGCTGCCAAGATCTTGCAAAGACAAAG AAAGTGCCATTCCTATCGGAAGATCTAGAGTTGGAGTGCAAAGGGAAAGACAAATTCAAGTGTGGTTCCAATGTGTTCTGGAAATGGTGA